One Synechococcales cyanobacterium T60_A2020_003 genomic region harbors:
- a CDS encoding response regulator transcription factor — translation MGSAKILIVDDDPSIRTLIHRFLAKQDYQIESAEDGKSAMAVFEQFNPDLVILDVNLPDATGYALCSEMQTRTGVFVLMLTSRTDESDKIQGFNQGADDYITKPFSLCELEMRVSAILKRQRPVTTAEQQCLNYQDLSIDPVRREVTLRGDIIPLTALEFDLLHFLASNPGRVWRRAELIQKVWDYDYVGDQRVVDVHIGQIRKKIETDTSQPALIQTVRGVGYKFEVPEVEASTSSS, via the coding sequence ATGGGTTCAGCCAAAATCCTGATTGTTGACGACGATCCATCAATCCGCACCCTCATCCACCGCTTTCTTGCCAAGCAAGACTACCAGATTGAGTCTGCCGAAGATGGAAAGAGCGCTATGGCCGTCTTTGAGCAATTTAATCCAGATCTGGTCATCTTAGATGTCAACCTTCCCGATGCCACGGGATATGCCCTTTGCAGTGAAATGCAAACTCGTACTGGGGTATTCGTCTTGATGCTCACAAGCCGCACCGATGAATCCGACAAAATTCAAGGATTTAATCAAGGTGCTGATGACTACATCACCAAACCGTTTAGCCTCTGTGAACTAGAAATGCGCGTCAGCGCGATCCTGAAACGGCAGCGCCCAGTGACGACGGCTGAGCAGCAATGCTTGAACTATCAGGATCTAAGCATTGATCCGGTTCGGAGAGAAGTGACCCTACGCGGAGACATTATTCCTCTCACTGCACTTGAATTTGACCTTTTGCATTTCCTAGCCAGTAATCCGGGGCGGGTCTGGCGTCGGGCAGAGTTAATTCAAAAGGTATGGGACTACGACTACGTAGGCGACCAGCGTGTTGTGGATGTCCATATTGGTCAAATCCGTAAAAAGATTGAAACAGACACGTCCCAACCCGCATTGATCCAAACCGTGCGGGGTGTCGGCTACAAGTTCGAAGTTCCCGAAGTGGAAGCATCAACCAGTTCTAGCTAG